In Vibrio japonicus, one DNA window encodes the following:
- a CDS encoding flavin reductase family protein produces the protein MNIDLSTLAPTQIYHLMTQTIIPRPIAWVLTDSGEQNYNLAPFSYFTAVSSNPPLMMISVGKKPSGEVKDTTRNVLETGQMVIHIANEALADVVTQSAATLEHGESEVLASGIELVDFDGFDLPRIKDCPIAFGCKLFEVQEIGETPQTLIFAQIEELYIDPSVIGERSDRVVVDALKVNPLARLGGSQFAVLEKTFSVARPK, from the coding sequence ATGAATATCGACCTCAGCACACTCGCGCCTACGCAAATTTATCACCTCATGACTCAGACCATTATTCCACGCCCCATAGCATGGGTGCTGACTGATTCGGGTGAGCAGAACTACAATTTAGCCCCGTTTTCTTACTTTACTGCGGTATCGAGCAACCCTCCTTTGATGATGATATCAGTGGGTAAGAAGCCGTCGGGAGAGGTGAAAGATACAACACGCAATGTACTAGAAACGGGTCAGATGGTTATCCACATCGCGAATGAAGCGTTGGCTGACGTGGTCACACAGAGTGCCGCGACATTGGAACACGGAGAATCTGAAGTTCTGGCGTCTGGTATCGAACTGGTTGATTTTGACGGCTTTGATCTGCCCCGTATTAAAGATTGCCCGATTGCGTTCGGTTGTAAGCTGTTTGAAGTGCAAGAAATCGGCGAGACACCTCAGACGCTCATTTTTGCTCAGATTGAAGAACTGTACATCGATCCTTCAGTGATTGGTGAACGCTCCGATCGTGTGGTTGTTGACGCATTAAAAGTGAACCCTTTGGCACGCTTGGGCGGAAGCCAATTTGCGGTGTTAGAAAAAACCTTTTCAGTGGCAAGGCCTAAGTAA